A stretch of DNA from Trichomycterus rosablanca isolate fTriRos1 chromosome 1, fTriRos1.hap1, whole genome shotgun sequence:
tttactgtcttctgaaaataactcaacacacagtcattaatgtctaaatagctgcaacataagtgagtacaccccacagtgaacatgtccatatacacagtatatacactgtacacacaatcaacacacacacacactcctcctgCCGTCCACTTATCtcctacacacaacacacacgataaacacacacacactatatacactacacacattctacacacaatcaacacgatacacagtaaacacatagtatatacactgtacacacaatcAACACGATACACACattctacacacacagtaaacacactcagtatatacactgtacacacaatcaacacacacagtaaacatacactgtatacacacagtaaacacacacacacacagtaaacacacacacacagtaaacacacacacacacacagtaaacacacacacagtaaacacacacacacagtaaacacacaaaTAAGGAGTCAGAGCGGAGGAGTCAGTACCTGTCTCAGAGTCTGGGGTGGAGTTCCCTGTAAATAAacacagcatacacacacacacacacacacacaaataaggAGTCAGAGTGGAGTAGTCAGTACCTGTCTCAGAGTCTGGAGTGGAGTTCCCTGTAAATAAacacagcatacacacacacacacacacacacacacacacacagtaaacacacaaaTAAGGAGTCAGAGTGGAGGAGTCAGTACCTGTCTCAGAGTCTCGAGTGGAGTTCCCTGTAAACAGAACACAGTAAAGTTACTCATCAGTAATGAAACCACCACCTTCAtctgatcgtgtgtgtgtgtgtgtgtgtgtgtgtgtgtgtgtgtgtgtgtgtgtgtgtgtgtctgtgtgtctgtgtgtctgtgtgtgtgtgtgtgtgtgtgtgtgtgtgtgtgtgagagaacacTTACGACAGAGGTTCTCCTCACAGCGTTCTCCTCCACACTGACTGCACGCTGGGCCTCGTTTATACGGAGGAACTCCCTGATAATTCCCTCTAAACACAGaaacactttatattttatctttactttactttactataCTAACAGTACTAAACATCCTCTATAAGCTGATTACTAACAGTACTAAACATCCTCTATAACCTGATTACTAACAGTACTAAACATCCTCTATAACCTGATTACTAACAGTACTAAACATCCTCTATAACCTGATTACTAACAGTACTAAACATCCTCTATAACCTGATTACTAACAGTACTAAACATCCTCTATAACCTGATTACTAACAGTACTAAACATCCTCTATAACCTGATTACTAACAGTACTAAACATCCTCTATAACCTGATTACTAACAGTACTAACATCCTCTATAACCTGATTACTAACAGTACTAAACATCCTCTATAACCTGATTATTAACAGTACTAAACATCCTCTATAACCTGATTACTAACAGTACTAAACTTCCTCTATAAG
This window harbors:
- the glipr1a gene encoding GLIPR1-like protein 1 gives rise to the protein TLKCTDVCGHYTQVVWAESYKVGCAVVDCPGGVRNTDFSHRPGAIFICNYATAGNYQGVPPYKRGPACSQCGGERCEENLCRNSTRDSETGNSTPDSETGDKWTAGGVR